In Pontibacillus yanchengensis, the following proteins share a genomic window:
- a CDS encoding RDD family protein encodes MDTFEQNDTSHPLHETVSSHIGAIHKVVYAGFFPRFIAYLIDLIVIWSINTIVTRPLLNLMNLSEAKLWINLFSASNITTSIIFFAYFILLTYFFRATLGKMIMGLSVESLIGSALSTKQVIFRECIGRYISMAFLGLPYLVVLFTKRYQGIHDYFADTSVIKNKMRQFKEEVKTALT; translated from the coding sequence ATGGATACATTTGAACAAAATGACACATCTCATCCATTACATGAAACAGTATCCTCTCATATTGGTGCTATCCATAAAGTAGTCTATGCTGGGTTCTTCCCTCGTTTTATAGCCTACTTGATTGACTTAATTGTTATTTGGAGTATCAACACCATTGTAACGAGGCCACTGTTGAATCTAATGAATTTGTCAGAAGCAAAATTGTGGATCAATCTATTTAGTGCATCCAACATTACGACGTCTATTATATTCTTTGCTTATTTTATTCTATTGACCTATTTCTTCAGAGCAACATTAGGGAAGATGATTATGGGGCTATCCGTTGAGTCACTTATCGGTTCGGCTCTGTCCACAAAACAGGTTATATTCAGGGAATGCATCGGGAGATATATTAGTATGGCATTCTTAGGACTTCCTTATCTCGTTGTCTTGTTTACGAAACGTTATCAAGGAATCCATGATTATTTTGCAGATACCTCGGTCATTAAAAATAAAATGAGGCAATTCAAAGAAGAAGTGAAGACAGCTCTGACGTAG